The Cucurbita pepo subsp. pepo cultivar mu-cu-16 chromosome LG05, ASM280686v2, whole genome shotgun sequence nucleotide sequence AACCATGCTCCAAAATGTCCTCGTCATCGTACTAAATTTGCTTAACTAAAGTTCTAGAATTCGATGACGAAGTTGACTTATAGCCGATGGtttttattaatctaatttataTGCTTATATGGTTTAAAATGATACATAATTTAGGGAGAAATTTGACTCAAACAGATAATAGTTGTTTTTTTCGTCCAACTCTTTGACATGGTAAACgtagaataaaaaaagttgtaCATTTAACGTAAATTCATCTTTATTAGTAAAAgtgttattaataaaattacctgtgaaatcccacatcagttagagagagaaacaaaacatttcgtataaagatgtgaaaacttttctctatagatacgttttaaaatcgtaaggctagcagcgatacgtaacaggcaaaaacggataatatatactagtggtgggcttggactcttataaatggtatgaGAGCGACACTGAGCGACATGCTAGCAAGGAGTTGGGTctccaagggggtgaattgtgagatctcaagtCAATTGGAAggagaaataaaacatttcttataaaggtgtgaaaacctctactTAATACAAGCGTTTTAAATTCGTGAGGCTGAGGACAAAGTCGAGTAACTAGCAGGGCATGGCAGAATATTTTCCACTGCATATGATACCGTAGGGTACATGAAGGCTTGATTTTATTGGGCCAGGGTGGCAAATCGGTGAAGTAGTCGGGCACAAAGGAGGAAATGGGGCCAAGAAAAGATCACAGGCAGGTAAGTATATCTTTGCCAACTGCGCTGGGTGACAGATTTCATCGCACCAAactcaaacttttttttgtctatGTTTGCTCTTTGATGATAAAATTCGTTGCAAAAAATTTCAGAGTTGCGGCAACAGAGGTAAAAGGGAATGATATATTACAATACCTTACAACCCTCCCAGTTGCCGCTACAGAAGCAGCTTAACAAGTACTTCACACTCATGATGGCCACAAaccaataaaacaaaatcattatcaaCATTTAAATCTTGTACctcttgttttgattttttctatTAGTCAACCTTTCGACATCGTTGTGTGAAATGtttaaattccataatttcgatccaaattttgaagaaatataGCATATAAAAATATCAGTACGTGCCTAGAACCAAAATCCTAGTTTCGAAATGCTAATTGGGTCGTTCGAAGCACGCGCGTCAAAAAATCGAGTCATGGTTgatatttttcaacatttttatggggaatgttaatatttgaatatttcgactcaaattttgaaaaaaaaaaagccaaaaacAATCTACGTCCaggcttaaaatcgaaaccctaatttacaAATCCTAGTTCGGCCACTAAAACACACGCGTGAAAAAATTGAGTCGCAATTAAGTTACGCTACAGTATTCTCATGGGCGAGGCTTTTCAAAACTAATAGATAAAGAGATCCATTTGAgaggagagattttttttaattgaaagatTTTGAGCAATTCTTTTTGTGGGTGTGATAAGAGTctgtcttaaaaaaaaaaaaaaaaaaaaaaattaaaattgtataatagtttaaaaaacCATGTTAAATATAGAATGgaaattacataaattaattttttaaaaataaagattaattGGGCACGTTGGATTAACCCAAACATACTTGTAGTATTACAATGCAAAAGAAGGCCGAGAGGAGTGGGATCAGGGAGGATTGAAGGCGTTGATTTGAGGTGTAAGAGTGGAGATTACTTGCCTTGGAAGCTCTTCCACAAGAATCTCTGCAGGAGGTTTAAGCCCCAATGGAAGAGCTGACCGTGGTTTCCTCATTACCTCATTTACAATCTCGTCAATCACCTCCTCATcctacaaaaaggaaaaaaaactataattaattattattattattattattattagcaAATgctaaaataaagttttgaagCCTTTTTATTTACTGGTTGAAGATCAAATGAACTTTGAGGCGTGCCGTAGCTCTTATTTGCTGTATACACATTGTGTGATGATGAAATTTGCTGCAATAtggcaaaaaataaaataataataacaattgcCATGattacacaaaataaaaaaagttattttcagTTTAACTCTtgcaagaaattaaaataaaaaaaatacactcTCACCTGAGgatatgaaaaatatggaGCAGGAGAAGGCAGCATCACAGGGCAACCCCATGCATCAGCTTTCATCTAAAACACATCAGTTTGAACAACAATTATCACAAaccacatttttttaatcttaccattttgtttgtttgtagaGACCAGTAGCTTTAACAGGTTAGTGACATCaagattttagtttttattttatttttttttatagaaaaatttacatgaattttgagaataaaaaaaatcactctGTTTCCGTATCGAGAACAAggaaatttataaagaaacaTGTTACTGTTTTTCTAAAGCAGCGATGTAGAAGGTTTTTAATTTGGATGGTTGTGGGTGGAATCTCGCTATTTCACAGTGAAATATAAAGAATGGGAAACGTTACCCCAGAATAAGAATTCCATGGCCGAGTTCCTGGTTGCAGCCAATGGCGACAATCAGGCCGACCCCACATGTTGACATTAGCTGGTTGGCCATTGGTCTGCGTCCATGTTGGATAGACAGTGGCCATGGATATTCCACTGTAAGGATAAGAAGAAGGGTAAGCCATGATTGGTTTCAAGTGATTGGTTTGCATTGAATATCTTGTTGGATTTTCTTCCCTGTGCATTacatgtttcctttgcatCCTGTACTTCTGCATAAACAACgtaaagaggaaaaggaacaagaaaaaagaaaaaaaagaagaggaaacttattttatactttaaaaCAGAAAATTCAATGCGGCGTTAATTTTGCAAGTTAACAAAGCATTAGAAGAACATGTTAGACATTGAACTTGTTTCATGCACTTATAGATACATGAATTTTTGGGATATATGAACAAGTGCATGAAACAAGTTTAAATCTAAGGGAACAAAGTGTAGGTCGCAACCTGGAGATGACTTGCAACGTTGTGCCTTGTCAAACCTTCAACTTTCATCAGCTCAAGTATTTTGGAAGGGATTGCACGATCTATGCATAACTGTTCGACTGCCTGAATAAACTTACCATGTAGCCCTGGGCTCCAATCCACCTAATGGGCAGTAGAAGTCGCAGTTCAAAACATAATGCAGAGTAATTTGAGAATGCAGATAGAAGGcacttctcaaaattttgcatttttgtATCAGATAATCCAAGTACCTTTGTTTTCTTCGCTTTGGAACCAGCTGAAGGGTTCACATCAGATCCTTGGATTGAGTGCTCAGCAGCTGAAGGACCACTTTTGACGCCACATTTATTCTGCAAGGGAAGATAAATGACGCTTTCTGCGTTTAAATCAACTGCAAAGTTCCTGCACCTTTGAGCGTTACCTTGCCAGATAATTGAGGTTGGCCCTCCTGAAGGGTGTCTTCACAAACCAAATCATGTGAAGTAGTTTCGACGAAGTTAGACTGCACATCTTTGTCACTGCAACCTGTTTCCATTGAAGAATTCATTTGATTTCCACTTTCCCAGCAACCTTGCAACGATGATCCTTGGTTCAGTTGAGATATAACACTTCCTTCTGGTTGCTCTTTCTCCCATACAACGTCTTGAATCCAAGAAAGAACTTCCGTATCTTCCAGAACTTCATTATTGTCTTCACTCTCTAATTGGAGCTGCATCAAGGTTGCTGCGGAGTCTACTTCAGCCTTCGGAGTACTGGAAAATGCCTTCTCAAAACATTGTTGGTCAATATGTTGTCATTAGATTCGATGTTTTCTTAGCAATGCAAAGATTTCCAGAACTGAAAAACACCTTGTGAAGGACATGCTGCCAGATATTCCTCAATTTTTCCTCAGAGAGTGGTTTCAGCAAGAACTCAACTGCACCAAGCTAAAcgaaaattgtaaatctagATCCCTAGATAGTTATAATCTGAGCATCAAATTCTGCCGGAAACCAAATAGAAACTATAGATACTAGCTTTGTTTAGAAACTGGTATCTCAAACCAACAAGAAAAGTGGAAACCAATACCAGTTATTGCAAAACATACATGGTTACCGGTCCCTAAGGAACCCTTGAAAGGAACTAAAGTCTAGTTTTAGAATTACCAAAAAGGTCGGTTAAAGAGAAATCAGATTGGAGTTCTTACTGCAATGCACTTCATCATGGTACTTAGGCAATAAACATCTGAAGTCACTGTGCCATAGAACAACATAATCTCAGAGTCAGGTCACGAACCGTAAAGTTTGTTGGAGGAAGCTTTCAAAAACATCCCACAATATGCTATTCAAAACcgtctttatttcttttgagaAGAAACCAGTTTTGGTTGTTAACTTACTTATGATTGGCAAGTCCTTGGAACTTCCAAGCAATTTAAAACTCTCATCATAATTTCCTTTGCACATCTGAATCAGTGATAGATCcatgaatttaaaaagataaatgtTACTATAAGAACATTGAGGAGCTACAATTGAAAAGTGATCAGAGAACT carries:
- the LOC111795288 gene encoding two-component response regulator-like APRR2; amino-acid sequence: MLFYGTVTSDVYCLSTMMKCIALGAVEFLLKPLSEEKLRNIWQHVLHKAFSSTPKAEVDSAATLMQLQLESEDNNEVLEDTEVLSWIQDVVWEKEQPEGSVISQLNQGSSLQGCWESGNQMNSSMETGCSDKDVQSNFVETTSHDLVCEDTLQEGQPQLSGKNKCGVKSGPSAAEHSIQGSDVNPSAGSKAKKTKVDWSPGLHGKFIQAVEQLCIDRAIPSKILELMKVEGLTRHNVASHLQKYRMQRKHVMHREENPTRYSMQTNHLKPIMAYPSSYPYSGISMATVYPTWTQTNGQPANVNMWGRPDCRHWLQPGTRPWNSYSGMKADAWGCPVMLPSPAPYFSYPQQISSSHNVYTANKSYGTPQSSFDLQPDEEVIDEIVNEVMRKPRSALPLGLKPPAEILVEELPRQVISTLTPQINAFNPP